The Jaculus jaculus isolate mJacJac1 chromosome 1, mJacJac1.mat.Y.cur, whole genome shotgun sequence nucleotide sequence GTAGCCTTTGGGGCCATATCAGCAGGGGGCCAATCATGAGGGGGCAAGTAGAAATCTTAGCTTTATAATTGGGTTAATTAGAGAGAAACTCCTTAACATCTGAATGAAGCAACTGGGAAATTGGCGTTTTCTGTTCCTTAAACTCTCTAGAGAGAAGATACTACAAAGTTCAGGGAATTCAACTATCTGGTCCTCACTTTTTCATTCCTCATACTTTAAATGCTTCAAGCTTCTCAGTGTAGCTAACATGTCCTTCAACTTTCCTTTTAGTATAGAATGACTCTGTTATTTCCTGGTAACTTtctaagagagagaaagtcagtaTGTACCAGAGTTGGCACACAGATGTAGCAGAATGGATGACACCTGGTGAGTCCTTGGGGAGGATCAGGTTGGCATTTAGCCTTTTATGGCTGCATCAGGTTTTGAATCACCTATTGAGCTCTTACCATGGGTGGGCAGACACTGTGCTGGGACCTTTCATACACACTGCCACCATTACTGTCATTCCTCTGTTCATATGCATGCAGGGAGCCTTTCTCAGATTTTATCATCAGCTGAGTGGTTGACATTATTTTGTTGAAGTCTCATTTATCTGGATAAATGAGCAAGAAAGTTACCTTACAGCTTAGCTAAGAACATTTCAGTCATTTTCATCAGAGCTCCTGGCAACATGGCTAATTGATGATGCTAATTTTATGAAATTATTACtgagttatatattttttcaggaaTATTCTTTGGAGACATTCAAGGGACCTGGCCAAGACATTCCTTGGTCTGACCTCCAGGGGAAATAAAGGTATCAACTTCATCTAAGCTTGAATGAAGATTTGCCTATGCAGAAACTCAAATTTTGGGGCCAGGGTTGTGGCTGAGTGGCAGAGTGCTCACTTAGTGCGCATAAGGCTCTCGATTTGATCCCCAATGCTGCAGAAAGCAAGAGGcaataaaaaccaaaattttCTGAGGGGCAATCTTGAACCAAGATTTCCAAGTTTTAGAGCAATAAATACTAACACATATTATATTTCCTTAGTTACTTTGTCTTTAGGTTTTTCAAGTGAAATAAAACTCCATTTTCATAGTTTTCATTGACTTGTATAAGAAAATCTGGAGGATAAGGTTAAGCATCAAGACAACTAACTATATTCCAGGTAAGTTCATTAAACCTCTTTTGAAGTATGCTTGAAACTATTTTCAAAATGGAGagtttgtttttgaaattatgcacctttttttttttttaatctgaggagCACTTCAGTGTGGCTTTGGCTTCAGAAAGGACCTATGTGGCACAGAGGGATGATTCAGGGGTCACACTCAGCTCCTGTTAGCCCCTGCTGTGTCCCCAGAGCTGTGCAGGGTGTGACAGAGGACATGAGGACCCCCCAGCATGCTTGAAGAGTTTCTATCttcttttaaaagtgttttcattttatttatttatttatgagagaggcacatagagagggagaaggagaagaagagggagagggagagagagaatgggcacgccagggctccagccactgtaaacaaactccagatacatgcgcccctttgtgcatctggcttactgggtcctggagagttgaaccaggatcctttggctttgcaggcaaaagccttaactgctaaacttcCTCtccagcttgcttgcttgctttttctctatctctttttctttctttccttccttccttacttctttctttctttttgtcctctcttcttccttccttcctttcttttttttttctctctctctctctttcttaagacAGGATATCATGTATCCTAgatgtgtagctgaggatgactttgaacttctgtttCTTTGGTCTCCagctcttgagtactgggattataggcaagcactaccatgcccagtagtATGTGGTGCAaggaattaaacctagggccCTGTGCATAGTAGACaggcactctatcaactgaggtCCATCTGCAGCACCAGTGTCAGCTTATGTGAAGCTCTGTGTTCATCCCTGTCTTAAGTTTTGTTAATCAAAAATCTCTGAAATGTCCAGCTAGTTTGCTGTCTGATAAGAATGCATCATTATCTTCCAGAGTCTCTTACTTTACTTCAGCAGTTAAAAAGTCAGAATTAAAGTTATTTTAGACccttataaacaaaattttaatattgTTGTCAATGGCTTACTGGTCTGATGGCACCTTTATGAAATGATTTCTCAAATATTTGATTACTATTTAGAgtataaataattattattttataatttctgttcCATCCCAAATCTATTAAATTGTTATTAATAAAACTTGATGTTTACATTTCATAGACATCTTGTTCTGTTAAACTTCAACAGTCTTGGATTTAAAAGCaaaaaacccatatatatatttatatatttatttatttatttatttatttatatatatttaaagattttatttttatttatttatttgagacagagatatcTATAGAGAGAGtaataatgggcatgtcaaggcctctaggcactgcaaaaaattccagatgcatgtgcatatggcttacatgggacccggagaatcgaaccttggttctcaggcttcacaggcatgtgccttaaccactaagccatcttcccagcccaaaagcaatatatatatatatatatttatatttatatttatatttatatatatatatacatatatatataaatatatatatatatatatatatatatatatatttgacagagagagagagggacagagagaaagaggcaggcagaaagagtgagtatggatgtgttagggccttctgccattgctaacgaactccagacacatgtgttactttgtgcatctggctttctgtgggtactgggaaattgaatccaggccatttttaATATGAAGACTTTAAAGCTCCCTAAAAATTCTCATAGACAACCAGTCTTATAGATTTTGGGACCAAAATCATAAGCAGCAATAGACAAAGAGTATTTGCTCTTGAGGTAAATTTTACAAAAATCATCCATTTAGGAATAAGATCATTTTTCTTACAAACATGCAATATGTTCACCTAAGATTCCTGCTTCCTCCTTAACTATCTTGCGTGTGGAACACCAGCATACCAGGTATGTATACTGATTACCATGGTGAAGGTACATAGACGTAGGGAAAGAGCATGATGACAGCATAGTCTTATGGATATTTTATAAAGTAGGAAATTAAGGCTCAGAGAGAATTAGTTCTTTTTTCAAGGCCACACAGCATTTATTTGAACTGCAGTCTGTATTTTGAATTTGTAATGATTATGCTACTTCTGCAGAGTATTTTAACATGGTTGAATAAAGGGGCATCATTTCATTCTTGCCTTACCACACAATGTGGAATGAATGCTCTACACTGACTGCTACAGTGTctcaacctcaattgctcagcaACCTGGGAAACTAGTCAGGAGTCAGAAGTTAAAAGTAGAAGGGAAAGGGCATTCTCAAAGAATCAACCACTGTCCTTGCAAGTGGGCACGGAGAAGTGGCAATATGTAAGGTGATAATAAGTCAGACAGCAATTCAATTATTAATTAACttgaaataaatatgcataacAGAATTTACATTTAAGCCAGTTTTAGGTGTAAAGTTCAATGGTATTAAAGTAACTCACTTtgggggctcaggagatggctcagttggcaaagtgcttgccttgtaaacaTGATGACCTGAATTTGACCCCAAGTAACTAGAcaaatgcagggcatggtggtatgcacatgtaatcccaatgctggggtaGCAaaaacaagaggatccctgggacttgctggtcagctCATTTTGCCTCACCAGTGAGCACCAGGCTGATGAGAGATTCCATCTCCAAAAGAGGTGGGTGGATTATAATACCTGAGATTGCCTTCTGGCTTctacgcatgtgcacacatacgcatgtgtacctgcacacacgtgcGCCTCGTGCAGTACGCACACAGACCTGCAAGAGTACACCCACACTGCTGTACAGCTGCTAACCCTTATCCACAAACCCTTTCATTGCTCTAAACCGACACTCTGGTTAAATTAACTTCACCTTctctccaccccagcccccagcGCCCAGCAAGCACgcacctaccttccttccttccttccttccttccttccttccttccttccttccttccttccttccttctttttctttcttttttctttgtgcatGTCTACTCGAGATACCTCATGTAAATAGATGGGCTcatgcaatatttttcttttcatgactGGGTTAGCATACCCCTTAGCACATTCAGTCCCATTGCACAACACAGCAACTGTTGCCAGGGTTGCTGGAGGTGCCTCAGTGAGACCTCGGGGACAGGGCCTATTCACAGAAGCAAAGGTGGTGCCAGGTCTTCAATCTGCTGCAAGAGCACCTTGTGGAATCCTTGTCACCCATGGCATGCGCATAAAGTATACTCACACTTAATAAAATACTCTAACAATGCACTCTAATACTCCAACAGTATGCCTTAAACATGAGTGAGCTCAGGACCCTGGTTGGTTTTTCCAGCTGCAGAATAACTGGACTTGAGAAGGACTATCATTCTCTGTAAAATATTTGCTTCCTATTCTAACGTGCGGCAACCCTACTCTGAGAGAGCTGCGCGTCCTCACTGCAGCTCACTCTCGGTGCCTGGGGCAGGCGGTGCGCGTCGACCCTCTGGAGAACACAGGCCTCCATCCTCTAGGAGCCAGGCAACCTGGGGCTCGAGAGCGACCGTCCCTAGGTCTCCGTTTTCTGACGTGCAAGGTGTTCCCTCTTTTTCGTTGTGCGGATAAAGCCGGTCAATATCTGTGCATGGGCCTCAGTGCAGGTCGTGCTCTGAGCAGAACCGCAGGCAGTCGATGATTTCTGCTTCGCCCACTCATCCCGCAGCCCCTGCCGCAGGAAACGCGAGAGCGCGGACGGACGGCGGGGAGCGTGACGCCGAGTCTCAGAGGCGGTCCGAGTTCTGAGATTTTAGGCTGTAAGCCTCTGCGTCTTCAGACATGGCCGCTGCAAGCAACGTGACCGAAATCATTTTCTTGGGGTTTTCCCAGCGCCAGAATTTGCAGAAGGTCGTTTTGGTGACGTTCCTCCTCATGTACACGGCCATTGTCCTGGGCAATGGGCTCATGGTGGCGACTGTCCTGGCCAGCAAAGGGCTCTCCTCGCCCATGTATTTCTTTCTCGGCTACCTGTCCTTGGTGGAGATGTGCTACTGCTCCGTCACAGCCCCCAAGCTCATCTTCGACTCCTGGCGCAAGAGGAAAGTCATTTCCCTCCACGGCTGTATCACGCAGAtattttttctgcatttctttggcGGCACCGAGATCTTTCTTCTGACGGCGATGGCCTATGACCGCTACGTGGCCATCTGCAGGCCCTTGCGCTACACCGCCATCATGAGCCCTCGGGTGTGTGGCCTCCTGGTGGGGGCAGCTTGGGGAGGGGGTTTGCTCCATTCTGCTGGACAGGCCTTCCTAATGTTCCAGCTGCCCTTCTGTGGGCCCAACACCATTGACCACTACTTCTGTGATGTCCACCCGGTGCTGAAGCTGGCCTGCTCCGACACCTTCCTGGTCAGCCTGCTCGTCATCGCCAACGGCGGCTCCATCTCAGTGGTCAGCTTCGCAGGGCTGCTGGCTTCCTATGCGCTCATCCTGCACTCCCTGCGGACCCACGCGGCCGGGGCACGGCGCAGGGCGCTGTCCACCTGCGCCTCTCACCTGGCCGTGGTGGCTTTGTTCTTCATCCCCTGCTCCTTTGTCTACATGAGGCCCTGC carries:
- the LOC123457731 gene encoding olfactory receptor 4X1-like; translation: MAAASNVTEIIFLGFSQRQNLQKVVLVTFLLMYTAIVLGNGLMVATVLASKGLSSPMYFFLGYLSLVEMCYCSVTAPKLIFDSWRKRKVISLHGCITQIFFLHFFGGTEIFLLTAMAYDRYVAICRPLRYTAIMSPRVCGLLVGAAWGGGLLHSAGQAFLMFQLPFCGPNTIDHYFCDVHPVLKLACSDTFLVSLLVIANGGSISVVSFAGLLASYALILHSLRTHAAGARRRALSTCASHLAVVALFFIPCSFVYMRPCVTLPADKVVAVFYTVVTPLLNPFIYSFRNTEVKNAMKRLMGRKGTWEENDR